The proteins below come from a single Parachlamydiales bacterium genomic window:
- a CDS encoding HlyD family efflux transporter periplasmic adaptor subunit — MQKNYFKVILTLSFLGLLLIIASMWKENQEVVIPERNTLHPVSPFKNYISAVGIVEASSENISIGVPLNRIVSKVMVSVGENVKKGAPLIQLDDRDLKAELKTQQALYDIAAAKLQKLEQAPREEDIAVANADVINAEAELKQSQKQYEMVQNLQDPRALSQQEIDRRHFAYIQAEAKLTQSKANLNKVKSGTWKPDVSIAKFELQQARTNVERVNTEINRTTVLSPIDGKVLQIKIHEGELPPADTSRTPIMIVGNTDEKHLEVSINQYNASYFDPKAPSVAFLQGDARVQVPLEFVRLDPYLVNKQNITNDISEKVDTRVLQVVYKFVNNPYRIFVGQQMDVFIETNPNPTPNTISHEDEISNA, encoded by the coding sequence ATGCAAAAGAACTATTTTAAAGTTATCCTAACGCTATCTTTTCTAGGTCTATTATTGATAATAGCTTCGATGTGGAAAGAAAATCAGGAAGTAGTCATTCCGGAAAGAAATACACTTCATCCCGTATCCCCTTTCAAGAACTATATTTCAGCAGTTGGAATTGTGGAGGCCAGCAGCGAGAACATCTCGATCGGAGTACCACTGAATAGAATTGTAAGCAAGGTAATGGTCAGTGTGGGTGAAAACGTCAAGAAAGGCGCACCCTTAATTCAATTAGATGACCGCGATTTAAAGGCTGAGCTTAAAACTCAACAAGCCTTATACGATATTGCTGCGGCTAAACTCCAAAAACTGGAACAAGCTCCCAGAGAAGAAGATATCGCGGTTGCTAATGCCGATGTGATTAATGCAGAAGCTGAACTTAAGCAATCTCAAAAACAATATGAGATGGTCCAAAACCTACAAGATCCACGTGCGCTTAGCCAACAGGAAATCGATCGCCGTCATTTCGCTTATATCCAAGCGGAAGCTAAGCTTACCCAGTCCAAGGCAAATCTGAATAAAGTAAAGTCCGGCACTTGGAAACCTGATGTAAGCATTGCAAAATTTGAGTTGCAACAGGCTAGAACAAATGTGGAACGTGTCAACACTGAGATTAATCGGACGACTGTTCTTTCACCCATTGATGGTAAAGTACTGCAAATCAAAATCCACGAAGGAGAATTGCCTCCTGCTGACACTTCCAGAACGCCCATTATGATTGTGGGAAATACGGATGAAAAACATCTAGAAGTCAGCATTAATCAATACAACGCCTCTTATTTTGATCCTAAGGCTCCTTCGGTAGCGTTTTTACAGGGCGATGCACGTGTACAGGTACCGTTAGAATTCGTTCGCCTAGACCCCTATTTGGTCAATAAACAAAATATTACCAACGATATTTCAGAGAAAGTGGATACACGTGTCCTGCAAGTCGTGTATAAATTTGTAAATAACCCTTATCGCATATTTGTAGGACAGCAAATGGATGTGTTCATTGAAACAAATCCTAATCCAACCCCTAACACAATTTCGCACGAAGATGAAATTTCAAATGCGTAA
- a CDS encoding ABC transporter ATP-binding protein: protein MHKPVITCKGIKKTYGSGDHQVEALKDIDLDIYPECLTLIVGPSGSGKTTLLSILMTILTPDEGELIIFDKDIHTMSIDEKAEFRNQNLGIVFQSLFLIPSLSVIENVILPLTIAGTAENISLEKAQSLLDQLHIGQKANDPPEELSKGQQQRVAIARALVNDARILVCDEPTSALDESTGAESMKLLKAIAQNSGCAVVVVTHDQRTFPYANRIVELNDGRITSG from the coding sequence ATGCATAAGCCTGTCATCACATGCAAAGGGATAAAAAAAACTTACGGTTCTGGCGACCATCAAGTAGAGGCGCTTAAAGACATTGATCTGGATATCTATCCTGAATGTTTGACTTTGATCGTTGGACCTTCGGGTTCAGGTAAAACAACCTTATTGTCGATATTAATGACGATTTTAACTCCTGACGAGGGAGAATTAATCATATTTGATAAAGACATTCACACTATGTCGATAGATGAAAAAGCTGAATTTAGAAATCAGAATTTGGGTATTGTCTTTCAATCGCTATTTCTAATTCCTTCCCTTTCGGTCATAGAAAATGTGATCTTACCTTTAACGATTGCCGGAACAGCAGAAAATATTTCTCTGGAAAAAGCGCAGTCATTGTTAGATCAGCTGCATATTGGCCAGAAAGCAAATGATCCTCCAGAAGAACTATCTAAAGGACAGCAACAAAGGGTTGCTATCGCTAGAGCACTAGTCAACGATGCCAGAATACTAGTCTGTGATGAGCCTACAAGCGCTCTTGATGAAAGCACTGGTGCAGAATCGATGAAACTGCTGAAAGCCATAGCTCAAAATTCAGGCTGTGCCGTTGTGGTCGTAACGCATGACCAGAGAACTTTTCCCTATGCTAATAGAATTGTTGAACTAAATGACGGAAGAATTACTTCAGGTTAA
- a CDS encoding TolC family protein — MRKLFILLFLLGGCCHRPCPCEMEIDIPNQWESPLTCNMEPSVLEDFVWWDALEDPILNSLIEKASIKNLDLNSAALRILQARLERNGMSGASLPHIDASVSVGELGFNRKILKEALGSCVGSRTANVGFFEAGFDADWEIDFFGVNKHKIGALEARIHASEENYFNLWCTLTAEIARNYIELRGQQKQLQIIQNLIAANQDNVVLTEELVRIGIKNTADRKISEEQFNRMNARKPQVELAIQKSIHRLSILTGLYPSQLVCELTPLAPLPKLPCVLPVGIPTELLRNRPDIRKAEQDLAAAMELEESAIASLYPRFSIKGFIGDISTKCGSSGVYFITPQLLFPLFNSRMLEKDVEMSKTETQIALLEYHKVILNAFEEVENALAALKSSQERKSYLQKALESDEEALYSISDLYNQGFNSYFEVLTIQQALYSSEEELLQINIELLLEYVSLYKSLGGSKWMLLDNCL, encoded by the coding sequence ATGCGTAAGCTATTTATATTATTATTCCTCCTAGGGGGTTGTTGTCATCGTCCTTGCCCTTGCGAGATGGAAATTGACATTCCCAATCAATGGGAATCCCCCCTCACCTGCAACATGGAGCCAAGTGTTTTGGAAGATTTTGTCTGGTGGGATGCTCTTGAAGATCCTATATTAAACTCTCTGATTGAAAAGGCTTCGATAAAGAATTTAGACCTGAATAGCGCTGCCTTGCGTATTTTACAAGCGCGTTTAGAACGTAATGGCATGTCAGGAGCTTCTCTACCCCATATTGATGCATCAGTATCTGTAGGCGAGTTAGGATTTAATAGAAAAATCCTTAAAGAGGCACTTGGTTCCTGTGTTGGAAGCCGTACAGCCAATGTAGGGTTTTTCGAGGCCGGGTTTGATGCCGATTGGGAAATCGACTTTTTCGGAGTCAACAAACATAAGATAGGGGCTTTGGAAGCTAGAATTCATGCCTCAGAAGAAAACTATTTTAATCTCTGGTGTACACTAACAGCTGAAATTGCGCGCAACTATATTGAGTTACGTGGACAGCAAAAGCAACTGCAAATCATTCAAAACCTCATTGCAGCCAACCAAGACAATGTCGTTTTAACGGAAGAACTAGTGCGGATAGGGATTAAGAACACCGCCGATAGAAAAATTTCCGAAGAACAATTCAACCGTATGAATGCCCGTAAACCTCAAGTAGAACTAGCTATTCAGAAGTCGATCCATCGCCTTTCCATTCTTACGGGCCTATATCCTTCCCAATTAGTCTGCGAACTAACCCCTCTTGCTCCCTTGCCGAAACTTCCTTGTGTTTTACCTGTAGGCATACCCACAGAACTACTCCGTAATCGCCCAGATATTAGAAAAGCTGAACAGGACTTAGCTGCTGCCATGGAATTGGAAGAAAGTGCCATAGCAAGCCTTTACCCACGATTTTCCATTAAAGGATTTATTGGCGATATTAGCACTAAATGTGGGTCTAGCGGGGTCTATTTTATTACTCCGCAATTGCTTTTTCCCCTATTTAACAGCCGTATGCTGGAAAAAGACGTAGAGATGAGTAAGACTGAAACACAGATAGCTTTGCTCGAATACCACAAAGTGATTTTAAATGCTTTTGAAGAAGTTGAAAACGCTTTGGCAGCACTAAAATCTTCACAGGAAAGAAAATCCTATCTACAAAAAGCCCTTGAATCTGATGAGGAAGCTCTCTATTCAATTTCTGATTTATATAACCAAGGTTTTAACAGTTATTTCGAAGTATTAACCATACAACAAGCATTATATAGCTCCGAGGAAGAGCTGCTACAAATTAATATTGAGCTGTTACTTGAATATGTCAGTTTATATAAGTCATTAGGCGGATCGAAGTGGATGCTGTTGGATAATTGTCTTTGA